The proteins below are encoded in one region of Homo sapiens chromosome 2, GRCh38.p14 Primary Assembly:
- the EIF2B4 gene encoding translation initiation factor eIF2B subunit delta isoform 8 (isoform 8 is encoded by transcript variant 8) → MVRLGLQYSQGLVSGSNARCIALLRALQQVIQDYTTPPNEELSRDLVNKLKPYMSFLTQCRPLSASMHNAIKFLNKEITSVGSSKREEEAKSELRAAIDRYVQEKIVLAAQAISRFAYQKISNGDVILVYGCSSLVSRILQEAWTEGRRFRVVVVDSRPWLEGRHTLRSLVHAGVPASYLLIPAASYVLPEVSKVLLGAHALLANGSVMSRVGTAQLALVARAHNVPVLVCCETYKFCERVQTDAFVSNELDDPDDLQCKRGEHVALANWQNHASLRLLNLVYDVTPPELVDLVITELGMIPCSSVPVVLRVKSSDQ, encoded by the exons ATGGTGCGACTCGGCCTGCAGTACTCCCAGGGCCTGGTCAGTGGCTCCAATGCCCGGTGTATTGCCCTGCTTCGTGCCTTGCAGCAG GTGATTCAGGATTACACAACACCGCCTAATGAAGAACTCTCCAGGGATCTAGTGAATAAACTAAAACCCTACATGAG CTTCCTGACTCAGTGCCGTCCCCTGTCAGCGAGCATGCACAACGCCATCAAGTTCCTTAACAAGGAAATCACCAGTGTGGGCAGTTCCAAGCGGGAAGAGGAG GCCAAGTCAGAACTTCGAGCAGCCATTGATCGGTATGTGCAAGAGAAGATTGTGCTAGCAGCTCAGGCAATTTCACGCTTTGCTTACCAGAAGATCAGTAATGGAGATGTGATCCTGGTATATGGATG CTCATCTCTGGTATCACGAATTCTTCAGGAGGCTTGGACAGAGGGCCGGCGGTTTCGGGTGGTAGTGGTGGACAGCCGGCCATGGCTGGAAGGAAGGCACACACTACGTTCTCTAGTCCATGCTGGTGTCCCAGCCTCCTACCTGCTGATTCCTGCAGCCTCCTATGTGCTCCCAGAG GTTTCCAAGGTGCTATTGGGAGCTCATGCACTCTTGGCCAACGGGTCTGTGATGTCACGGGTAGGGACAGCACAGTTAGCCCTGGTGGCTCGAGCCCATAATGTACCAGTGCTGGTTTGCTGTGAAACATACAAGTTCTGTGAGCGTGTGCAGACTGATGCCTTTGTCTCTAATGAGCTAG ATGACCCTGATGATCTGCAATGTAAGCGGGGAGAACATGTTGCGCTGGCTAACTGGCAGAACCACGCATCCCTACGGTTGTTGAATCTAGTCTATGATGTGACTCCCCCAGAGCTTGTGGATCTGGTGATCACGGAGCTGGGGATGATCCCTTGCAGTTCTGTACCTGTTGTTCTACGAGTCAAGAGCAGTGACCAGTGA
- the EIF2B4 gene encoding translation initiation factor eIF2B subunit delta isoform 7 (isoform 7 is encoded by transcript variant 7) has protein sequence MSIPSSVIHPAMVRLGLQYSQGLVSGSNARCIALLRALQQVIQDYTTPPNEELSRDLVNKLKPYMSFLTQCRPLSASMHNAIKFLNKEITSVGSSKREEEAKSELRAAIDRYVQEKIVLAAQAISRFAYQKISNGDVILVYGCSSLVSRILQEAWTEGRRFRVVVVDSRPWLEGRHTLRSLVHAGVPASYLLIPAASYVLPEVSKVLLGAHALLANGSVMSRVGTAQLALVARAHNVPVLVCCETYKFCERVQTDAFVSNELDDPDDLQCKRGEHVALANWQNHASLRLLNLVYDVTPPELVDLVITELGMIPCSSVPVVLRVKSSDQ, from the exons ATGAG CATCCCATCCTCTGTGATCCACCCAGCCATGGTGCGACTCGGCCTGCAGTACTCCCAGGGCCTGGTCAGTGGCTCCAATGCCCGGTGTATTGCCCTGCTTCGTGCCTTGCAGCAG GTGATTCAGGATTACACAACACCGCCTAATGAAGAACTCTCCAGGGATCTAGTGAATAAACTAAAACCCTACATGAG CTTCCTGACTCAGTGCCGTCCCCTGTCAGCGAGCATGCACAACGCCATCAAGTTCCTTAACAAGGAAATCACCAGTGTGGGCAGTTCCAAGCGGGAAGAGGAG GCCAAGTCAGAACTTCGAGCAGCCATTGATCGGTATGTGCAAGAGAAGATTGTGCTAGCAGCTCAGGCAATTTCACGCTTTGCTTACCAGAAGATCAGTAATGGAGATGTGATCCTGGTATATGGATG CTCATCTCTGGTATCACGAATTCTTCAGGAGGCTTGGACAGAGGGCCGGCGGTTTCGGGTGGTAGTGGTGGACAGCCGGCCATGGCTGGAAGGAAGGCACACACTACGTTCTCTAGTCCATGCTGGTGTCCCAGCCTCCTACCTGCTGATTCCTGCAGCCTCCTATGTGCTCCCAGAG GTTTCCAAGGTGCTATTGGGAGCTCATGCACTCTTGGCCAACGGGTCTGTGATGTCACGGGTAGGGACAGCACAGTTAGCCCTGGTGGCTCGAGCCCATAATGTACCAGTGCTGGTTTGCTGTGAAACATACAAGTTCTGTGAGCGTGTGCAGACTGATGCCTTTGTCTCTAATGAGCTAG ATGACCCTGATGATCTGCAATGTAAGCGGGGAGAACATGTTGCGCTGGCTAACTGGCAGAACCACGCATCCCTACGGTTGTTGAATCTAGTCTATGATGTGACTCCCCCAGAGCTTGTGGATCTGGTGATCACGGAGCTGGGGATGATCCCTTGCAGTTCTGTACCTGTTGTTCTACGAGTCAAGAGCAGTGACCAGTGA